From the genome of Bacteroidota bacterium, one region includes:
- a CDS encoding 6-carboxytetrahydropterin synthase, whose amino-acid sequence MKSSSQTFSAAHKLPNYDGNCRRLHGHTWKAEIRIDSEIDPTTGMV is encoded by the coding sequence ATAAAATCGTCATCACAAACATTCAGTGCAGCACACAAACTTCCTAATTATGACGGGAATTGTAGACGCCTGCATGGGCATACATGGAAAGCAGAGATCAGGATAGACTCTGAAATCGACCCTACAACGGGAATGGTTAT